In Silvanigrella paludirubra, the genomic stretch ATTTCTGATCCTGCTAAATCAAATACAGTGTTTAATCCCAAAGGTTCTAGGCTTGTATGTTTTCGGTATATTTGTCGAACAAGATCATCGGAATGGACTCCAACTGCTAATGTACTTGCAATAATAGCACCAGATGAAACTCCACAAAAAATATCAAAATCACCTGTTTCTTTATCTAACAAACAATTATCAATAGCATTTACAACACCAATTGAATAAATATAACCTTCAAGACCTCCACCAGATATACAAATACTGGTTTTTTTATGATTTTGCCTAAAATCATAAAGCTGTCTCGTTGCTGCTAAAAAAAGTTCTACAGAATCGGATGGCTCAGTGATTACCGCTCTTACATTTGCAAGACTTAAATAAAATTCTCGATTTGTTTTTCTTGCTGATTTAGGTAACACGACAACCACACGACGCATTGTATAAATAAAACCGCGTGGCGTAAAAGTTTCAATTGCTGTTCTTAAATTTTCAAAATTTATTGGTTTTTGTTGTTCTTTATGTTCCGTAAAACTTTGCGAAGTATGCAGTACTTCAGAATTTTGCATTTCTTCCATTTTTAATTGCACTTTATCAAATTCATTTGATAGAATTGGATGACTTGTATCCTGCGTTACGGTTCTTTCATCCAAAATAATTAAATCTGCATCAAAAATAGGAAGCTCTTTAGCAACCTCATGAACATCGGTATAAAAATTGACTGTAGCTCCTGGAAAAGAATTTGAGGCTAAAGCGAGCCTTCGAAGCAAATAAGATGATACTGAAAAAGAATTTGGTTTTTCAGAATTTGTATTTTTTGCTCCTGCTTTAATAAAGTCTACTTTTAAAGACTCTATTAAATTAAACTCACCAACATACATCACACGGAATTCTTTATATCCAGAAAATTTATCTGAAACCAAGATATGCTCCTTTTTTAAAAGGATTTTGTTTCTAATCTTCTAAATTAGAAACTTTTGGGGTTCTAGGATACATCACATATTGTAAATACTTACAAGGAATGTTTCCATTATACACAGTTACTCTCCGTGTTGGACGTAATCCTACATTTTTTAGTCCATCTTCACTACCTGTAATTAACCAAGCTGTCCAATGAGGATATTCTTGTTTCCATAAGTTACCCAAAGATTGGTACATAGGAGAAAGATCTTCACCTTCTTCAAGTCTTTCACCATATGGCGGATTTACTACTAATATACCTTGAGAGGCATGTGGTTTGCTTTGGAAAGCATCTTTTTTAGAAAAATGAATTAATTTGCTAAGCCCTGCTTCCATTGCACATTCTTTTGCCGTTTCAACATTTTTCTCAGAAATATCGCTTCCAAAAAAAGGGGCGAGGGAATCTTGGAATGTAGTAATATTATTTTTTTCTGAATAAAGTTTAATTCTCATAGGAAGATCGGCAATTGGTTTTTCATTTGCAATTATTTTAGCTTTTAAGTCTTTGAGAGCTACCTTCATTTCATTAGCCTTGTTAGGACATAAATCCATAAAAGAAAACTCGTTTCTATGAACATTGGGTTTCCAATGTAACAACGCTAAGGCTGCCTCTATTACAAAAGTTCCTGACCCACACATTGGATCAAGCAAATAAGGTGACATAAGTATTGGTTTTGCTTTACTAGTAATTCCTTGTTGTTTTAAAAGCCTTGTTTCTTTATCTTCAAAATAAACAGCATCAGAGGAATTCCAAATATGGTTTGCTAATAAATTCCAGCCTGAAATTCTTAATAAAGATGCTGCTAAGGATTCTTTTAAAGGAGCTTCCACAGTTTTTACACGATATCCTCTTTGAGAAAGAGGCTCTCCCGTTGTATCAACAGAAATACTCAATTTATCACGGAAAAGTCTTACAAAAATTTTAACATCGGGTCTTTCTGTATTTACATCGGGTCTTTCACCAAATTTGTCACGAAATGAATCACAAATCGCATCTTTTACTTTTAAACCAACAAACATAGAGTTTTGGACAAAAGTATCATTTATGGAAGCATTGACTGAAAAAG encodes the following:
- a CDS encoding THUMP domain-containing class I SAM-dependent RNA methyltransferase; the protein is MKKKENHLRNQNNERYYYSNLSIQRFFITTSRGFEDILKDEIEEICSQFQIKHRVWKGSAGCYLEAPWAGCIAVNLSSMCASRVLLVLAEDQVNDEKDLYEMSRSLDWTSIFDLNLTFSVNASINDTFVQNSMFVGLKVKDAICDSFRDKFGERPDVNTERPDVKIFVRLFRDKLSISVDTTGEPLSQRGYRVKTVEAPLKESLAASLLRISGWNLLANHIWNSSDAVYFEDKETRLLKQQGITSKAKPILMSPYLLDPMCGSGTFVIEAALALLHWKPNVHRNEFSFMDLCPNKANEMKVALKDLKAKIIANEKPIADLPMRIKLYSEKNNITTFQDSLAPFFGSDISEKNVETAKECAMEAGLSKLIHFSKKDAFQSKPHASQGILVVNPPYGERLEEGEDLSPMYQSLGNLWKQEYPHWTAWLITGSEDGLKNVGLRPTRRVTVYNGNIPCKYLQYVMYPRTPKVSNLED
- a CDS encoding patatin-like phospholipase family protein, producing the protein MVSDKFSGYKEFRVMYVGEFNLIESLKVDFIKAGAKNTNSEKPNSFSVSSYLLRRLALASNSFPGATVNFYTDVHEVAKELPIFDADLIILDERTVTQDTSHPILSNEFDKVQLKMEEMQNSEVLHTSQSFTEHKEQQKPINFENLRTAIETFTPRGFIYTMRRVVVVLPKSARKTNREFYLSLANVRAVITEPSDSVELFLAATRQLYDFRQNHKKTSICISGGGLEGYIYSIGVVNAIDNCLLDKETGDFDIFCGVSSGAIIASTLAVGVHSDDLVRQIYRKHTSLEPLGLNTVFDLAGSEIARRAFDFVRAFSTFDSGELISRLQNSVPTGFFKGEKLKKFFEKQMKHFGIEDNMATLKKELYINVTDQDTGENIVFGEEPWRDIKISQAIRASTALPPFYLPELVKGHWFTDGQLTSASDFNTAIRKGAALVVYIDPMVPYTSNLPGAVMKRGGYFTMVQAVKSLVQTRSSSMLKHSMDNNPDVDFVIFKPTDDVMEAMAGNPMKYYIRTELVDLGYRCTISQILSSYDAIAHKFAKQGFALKSKNMIQSLLN